TTCGGGAATTGTATTGGGTAATGTGGCAAATGGCGCGCTTACTACAGGCCGGCTAATGGCAAAAACTACTTCTAAGGCAGAAGGATATATAGAAACAGTAACCAATAACTCCAGTTTTAATATGCCATTTATTGGCAAACCCGATAGCTTTGTTTTTTGGTATAGGTATGCACCTCAAGGCTCAGATTATCCTAGGGTAGAAGCGAGATTACACGAAAGTACTTGCCAGGTTCCCGAAATTCCGGTGGGCAATAATCACCCGTTAGATACTAATAATATTGTTGCCAGAGCACTTTGGACAGGTTCTAATGCAGCACAAACAGGATGGGTAAGGGTTGCCGTTCCTTTTGTATATAGAAAAAGTACTACTCCGCAATATATTTTAATTACAAGTACGCCTAGTGGCGATGCTACCGGAGGAACACAAGGAAGTACAGTTTGGTTAGATGAGTTTTCAGTTATTTACAACCCTACACTGGCACTTTCGGGCAGCAAAAACTATGGTACATTTTATGTTTCTGCTTCGGTGGGTGCATCGGTAAGTGTTCCATATACAGCTTCAGGCTCATACAATGCTGGCAATACTTTTACAGCACAGTTGAGCAATGCTGCAGGCAGTTTTGCTTCGCCTGTAAGTTTGGGCACTTTGGCAGGTGTGGCTTCGGGAACCATAAACGGCACTATTCCTGCAGGTACAGCAGCCGGAAGTGGCTATAAAATTCGGGTGGTTTCAAGTAGTCCGGCAGTGAAATCAGATACAGGCACCGCCACCATTGTGTTGGTTGCAACTTCGGTAGCGCCAAGCACAGTACAAACAATTGCGGTGACTGCCAATGGTAATCAACTTTCGGTTACGGAAACCGCAGGAGCTGCTTCGCGCGAGTGGAAGTACACTACTACTTCCGGTAGCAATTATCAATCGTTTGCAGTGGCAAGTACTGCTACGCAGCATACTCCTAATTTTGCTTCGGCAGGAACCTATTACATAGTATGCGAAACTACCTATCCGGGTGGTACTGTAGTGCGCAGCAATGAAGTGCAAGTGAACGTAGTGAGCAACAGTATAGCTCCGGCTTCGCCTCAAAGTTTATTAACCAATGCTGCTGGAAATGTATTAACCGTTACCGAATCGGCCGCTGCCACTTCGCGCGAGTGGAAATATACTACTACTTCCGGCAGTAACTATCAATCGTTTGGAACTGCCCAAACAGGAACTACTTATACTCCGCAATTTGCCTCTTCAGGTAATTATTATGTGGTGTGCCAAAGCGTGATAAGCGGAGTTACCGTTACTAGTAACGAAGTTCAAATTTCGGTGAATAGTGTTACGTTGGCTATTACATCTGTGAGTGGTTTTCCAATAGATTTTAGCCCTAACGCCCCCAATAAAAATGTAGCAGTTGTTTATACCGTTACAGGAGGCAGTTTTAATTCAGGCAATGTGTTTACCGCAGAGTTGAGCGATGCTAATGGAAGTTTCAACAATCCTGTAACCATTGGAAGTGTTACTGCTACCACAGGAGGTACTATCAATGCAGTTGTTGCTAATACTACACCAAGCGGGCTTCAATACCGCATACGCGTAGTGGGCAGCAATCCTGCGGTTTTCGGAAACGATAATGGTACCGATTTGCAAATTGATCAGTTTGCAAACTCTGTATCTTCTGCGGCTAAGCAAACTATACAGTACAATACAAGTGGAAACTTATTGGCTGTAACCGAATCGCAGAATGCAACTTCGCGTAAGTGGAAATTTGGTAACACTGCTTCGGGGCCATTTCAATCATTTACACCAGCAGTAACTGGCGCAAGCTATATGCCTAATTTTGCTTTGCCGGGAACTTATTTTGTGGTATGTACATCGTTTAACCAATATGGCGATTCTGTTACATCAAATGCGGTGGAAATAGAAGTAACCAATGGTTCGCAACTGGTTACTACTGCTGTGAACAATGCACCGTTTTATGTTTCGCCTAAGGCTACTGCAAGTGGAACGGTTACTTTTACTTCCGATATTATTTTTGGGCAAAACAATGAGTTTACGGCAGAGCTTTCAGATGCTGCCGGTAGTTTTGCTAATGCGGTGGCAGTAGGTACTTTAAGCGGAACCACTGTAGCACCTATTGCAATTACAATTCCTAACAACACAACAGGTGGAAACGGCTACAAAATTCGTGTGGTTTCGAGTAATCCTGTGGCAACCGGAACACCCGGTACTGCATTTGCCGTTATTCCTTTTGAGGTAACAATAACGCCCAGCGATACGCAACATGCAGTAGTGAATGTTGCTGCGCCTACACTTACAGCCAATGAAACACACACTGCCGTTTCGCGTGAGTGGTTGGTGTCTTTCATCGGAGGTTCTTTCTATAATTCTTTTAGTCCTAAAGAAACCGGAGCAACTGTAAACCCGGTGTTTTTGGGAGCGGGAACTGCTTATGTGATTTGCCGTTCGGTTAATGCGAGCAACGATACTGTTCAGTCTGCCGAAGTGGTTTATTTGGTAGAAGAGCCTAATGCTATTCACGATGCTTTGATGGTAAAAATGAGCGCTTGGTTCAATACTGAAAACTTAAATGTAGATTGGAGTGGTATAGAAGATGCTTCGCTAAAATTATTCAATACGGCAGGAGCCGAAGTATTACATATTGCCAACATTACTGCTGGTTTAAATAAGGTTGAATGCGCCTCGTTACCTCAAGGCATATATGTGTTGCAGGTAATTTCTATGGGCAAAACCCGTCAGGTAAAATTGCTAAAGAACTAAGTTCGTTTCATCCATTGGAACTTGGTATGCTTATCCCGAAGTGCCGTTACAGGTTGCTTCGGGATTTTTTTTGAGGAGTGGTTTACACTTAAAAACTTTGGAATTCAAATTGAAAAATGTTGCAATACTTTTTTTTGAAAACAATTGTAGCCGATTAACTTCACCTGATATTCTTTAGAAAATGAAACACATATCATTTGTATTATTACTGAGTTTGTTTGGGTTGGGCGCTTGTAAAAAAGATAAATTTAATCCTGCCGATTCGCCCATTAAAACAGCGCAAACAACTCCTTGGCCCGAATGGATTTTTAAGCATTGGGTTTGGGAAGATGAAGGTACGCAACAAAGCGCCCAACAGTTGGTAGATGATTACTTGGCAAATGATATTCCGGTAGGTGCAATTATAGTTGATAGTCCGTGGGAAACAGGCTATAATACTTTTTCGTGGGACAAAACATTGTATCCCGATCCCAAAGGAATGGTGGATTATTTTCACTCTAAAGGGGTGCGTATGTTTCTTTGGATTACCGGTGTAATAAATGTAGATGCACAACCTATGTATAGCGAGGCTGCTGCAAAAGGCTATTTCTTAACTAAAAGTGCGGCAGACACCACACCATTTGTTGCCAGTTGGTGGAAAGGAAATGGAAGCCCCATAGATTTTTACAATCCGGAGGCTGTAAATTGGTGGAAAGGAAAAGTGGATTCAATATTGGCAATTGGTATTGATGGTTGGAAAGTAGATGGCTCTGATTTTAATATGCTATTTGGCAAGAATCCCTATTCGCGCGGGTTGGGCGCTGTTCCGAGCAGGATAGATTATTCACGGAAGTATTACAATTTCTTTCACGATTATACCCGAGAGCGTTTAGGTATAGACAGGGTAAATACCACACGGCCTGTAGATACTTATCTAGGCTTGCAGGGTGTACAACTTTCTAATGCCGAAAATTTTTCTTTCAGCGATAAGGCAAATTGCTGGGCAGGTTGGGTTGGCGATCAAGACCCAGATTACAATGGCTTAAAAGTAGCATTGGATAATATGTATTTAAGCGCAGGCTATGGTTATTTATCGTTTGGCTCCGATATTGGCGGCTACCGCTCCGATGGTTCTTTGCCGCTCGGAAGAACAGAGGATATTTTTATTAGATGGGCACAGTTTGGTGCATTTTGCTCTATTATGGAAAATGGTGGAGGTGGAGAGCACCGCCCGTGGAAGTTTAGTGCTACTGCATTAAATGTATATAGAAAATTTGCTAAGCTACACCATGCTATGATTCCTTATTTGCAAAGCACTGCTGATAGTGCATGGCGTTACAAAAAATCTATGTACACGTTTTTAGATAGAACTACTTACCGCTATCAATTAGGGAAAGATGTGTTTGTGCAGCCAATTATGCAGGTTCCGGCAAATAATGTTACAATTCAGTTGCCGCCAGACGGTCGTTGGGTTTATTTGTTCGACAATACAAAAGTATATGATGGCGGTACTTCGGTAGCGCTAACTTTTCCTTACGAGGAGTTTCCTGTTTTTGTGCGCGAAGGAACAGCCGTTTTGGAATTGTTGAAGAAGGAATTGTAGCAGATTTACTGCGGATTCAATAGCAGTTGTAGGCGTCTTTCAAAGTCTTTAAAATCTTTTTGGTGGCTCCACAGCGCTTCGCTTATGGCAGCTAAACGCGGCATTATTTGATGCAAAAGTTGCTGCTCGGTAGCAATGTGTTCTGTCCATACGGCAGCTTCGCCACCAATAATAAACTGCCTTGCCTGTGGTGAAAGATGTTTGCTGTATGGCGTAAAACAATAAGTTTTTTTAAGCGGAGTGTACACCATCCATTTACCATTCTTTTTATCTTGAATGTTTTGCGGATAATCGAAATAGCAATATAAACGCGGTGCCATAATTGCTTGCTTTCCCAACTTGGTAGCTTTATTTCCTGCGGCTTTGCTCTTCCAACTCATAACTACTACACTATCGGAAACATAACCACGCATTACTTCGCCCCATGCTATTATTCTTTTCCCTTTTTGAGTAAGGTGTTTTTCAATTTCTTGAATTATGTAAGCATGTACTGCGGTGTAATTTTTCAGTTTTTTTTCTTGCATAAGTTGCTGCACGAATAGACTCTGCTGCCATTGGGTTTTAGGAACCTCATCGCCACCGATATGAATAAATTTAGATGGGAAAATTTCACATACTTCGTTTAATACATTCTTGAAAAATTGAAGCGTAGAATCGGTTGGGCAAAGTATATCGTTTTTTATGCCCCAAGTATTTGGAACTTCAATAGCGTTTCGATGGCAACTTAAAAATGGATATGCTGCGATTGCTGCAGAGGCGTGCCCGGGCATTTCAATTTCCGGTATAATTTCTACACCGTTTAGCGTAGCGTAGGATACAATTTCTCTAAGATCATCTTGTGTAAAAAAGCCACCGTAGTTGCTGCCATCTTTCTCTTTTCGCCAAGCACCAATTTGGGTAAGGAGCGGGTATTGTTTTATTTCAATACGCCAACCTTGGTCATCGGTTAAATGGAGGTGCAGCGTATTCATCTTTAAAGAAGCCAACAAGGCAATGTATTGCTTCACAATTGTTTTGTTGAAGAAATGGCGACTTACATCCAAGTGCATGGCGCGGTATGGGAAAAGTGGCTTGTCTATTACTTCGCAGCCGATAAAGGTGTTGTTTTTTGAATTGAAATTTTGCAGCAATGTGTGTAGCGCATACAGTTGAGCGGCTTTACAGGAGGCTGAAATAAAAACGGTATCTGCTGTAACTTTAAGCCAATAGCTCTGGCTGTTTGAATCGGTGGATTGCAGGGAGAAGAGAATTACTCTTTTAGTGTTTTCGCCACGCGGTAGTATGTGCGTAATAGCTTCTATTTTTTGTTGGATAAAAAAACTCTCATCATAGCCTACAATGCTTACTTGTTCATTAAGTAAAAATGATGTGTTGTTTTCTTTGTACGAAAGTGGCGCAGGAATAATGGCGTGTTGGGTTTTTGCAACTTTTGCAAAGAATACAAGAACAGAGAGCCATGCCAAAATGCGCATAAGCAGTGGATTAGCGGATACGTTCTAATTGAATTACACTAGATGGGGCAATTTTTATAGGTACCATTTCTTCTTCCATATTGGTAACATCTAACCCAAAATCTTCGGCAGTGCTTAGCGAAATAGATTTAATGAAGCGATAGCTTCTTACAATAAATTGCTCGTAAGGCGAAAGATTGTCATCGCTGGCTACATGTGAGTTGAGTAGTATAAATTTAAAATCGGCCGGGAAGCCGTATTTACGTAAACTCGGATAGTGGCTAACGGCATCTACTTCACCGCTTTTTACCATGTCTTCTACAATTTTAGAAAACATAAGATTAACCTTATGCTCTATTTTAAAGCCAAATTTAAGCCCAATAAAAAAGCAGCGTTTGGGAATAAGTGTATCTACAAAATAGGTAACGCCATAAGGCTCATTGGTAATATCAACATGCACAAACCAATAAGTATCGGCACGTTTAGGACGCTTTCTAAAAATGGAATAAATAATGTTTGAATCTATATGGCTCTTGTCGTTGGCCATAGCCATATATACCAAGTTATTGGCCTCTTTAGGTAAACTATCGTCTTGCATTAAATCTTTTAGCATTGGGATGTAGTTTTTTATTTCTACAAACTCCGTATGTTTTTTACGCAGTAAGCGTGCTTGGTACAATACCCACATTACCAAAAAGAGTGCAGCGGCAATCATTACGGCAAACCAGCCTCCGTGGTAAAATTTAATAAGATTAGAAGTGAAGAAGGCTCCTTCTAACGGTAAGAAAATTAAAGGAATTCCAACTACCAACCACAATGCTCTGCGTTGAACACGCATAAGGTAGGTAAGCAATATGGTAGTCATAAGCATGTCAATGGTAATTGCAAGTCCGTAGGCGGCTTCCATGTTGGAAGACTCTCGGAATAACAGCACTACTACAATACAGCCGGCAAGCAAAAACCAGTTCATAAAAGGCAAATACATTTGCCCTTGGTGCGTGGTAGGATAAAGTACTTTTAAATTAGGCCATAGTTTTAGCTTCATAGCTTCATTTACCAACGAGAAAGTGCCCGAAATTAAAGCCTGGCTGGCTGTAATGGTGGCAAGTGTGGTAATGGTAATTCCAATAGGAATAAACCATTTGGGCATGAGGGCATAAAATGGGCTTGAGCCGCTATACATACTTCCTTCTTGCGTAATTAAAATAAGTGCGCCTTGCCCAAAATAGCATAGCAGCAAACAGGTAAGCACAAAGCCCCACGAAACTCTTATGTTTTGTTTACCACAATGACCCAAATCGCTGTAGAGCGCTTCGCCTCCGGTAGTACATAAAAACACGGCTCCCAAAAACCAAAAACCTCCAGGATAATGCGTAAGTAAATTAATGGCATAATATGGGTTGAGTGCTTCTATAATTTGCGGATACTTTACAATTTGAATGATGCCGAGTATGCCAATCATACTAAACCAAATAAGCATTACCGGTCCAAAAATGCCACCCACTACTTTAGTGCCGAATTGCTGAAAAACAAAAAGCCCAATAAGTATAATAATAACAATAGGAACGGTTGGAATATCGGGATTAATTAAGCGCAAGCCCTCAATTGCCGAAGAAATAGTGATAGGCGGTGTAATAAAACCATCGGCAATCATGGTGGCACAGCCAATTATAGCAGGAATAATAGTCCATTTTACTTTGTATCTGCGCACCAATGCATATAGCGCAAAAATGCCACCTTCGCCTTTGTTGTCGGCATTTAGTGCTAACCAAACATACTTTACAGTAGTAAGCAGTATGAGCGTCCATACAACACAACTCATGCTCCCCAATACTAATTCTTTGGTAATTTGATGTCCGCTGTAAATAGCGTTGAGTACGTAAATGGGCGAAGTGCCAATGTCGCCAAAAATAATCCCTAAAGTAATTAGAACTCCTGCTGCTGAAAGGGCGTGGTGCCTATTGTCAGATGACATGTATGTATTTTTATTGTTTAGCTGCAACTATGTAAATACAAATGTATATTCTACAATGAATATGTATGTCGGAAAGACTTAAAAAATCTATCCACAGTTTGTTTAGTAATACAATTTGTAGGTGTAAGTAAATAGTGCGGGGGTGCTAAGTCAAGCAATTACAGTTGTTTTTTTATGAAAAATTGAAAGTATTGAGCATGTATTTTTTATTTCCAATTAGCTTGTTTACGTTTGGCATCTATGCTCTCTATTGCTCAAATTGTTGCCGTTACAAAGGCAAAAGTCCTCCAACAAGGTGCTTCTGAAACTGAAATAAAATATTTAATAACCGATAGCCGTAAAATAGTTTCGGCACAAGATTCATTATTTTTTGCCATTGCGGGAACACGCTTAGATGGACACGAATACATATCGGAGCTGTATGCAAAAGGCGTGAGGGTATTTGTGGTAAGCAAAAAAGTAGAAGTAGAACCGTTTGAGCAAGCGCATTTTTTGCAAGTAAAAGACGTGGTGGAAGCATTGCAAAAAATAGCAGCTTACCATCGGTTAAAGTTCGAGTATCCGGTAGTTGGCATTACAGGCAGTAATGGAAAAACCATTGTAAAGGAATGGCTCTATCAATTACTGCACCCCAATTTTAATATAGTGCGCAGCCCCAAGAGTTTCAATTCTCAAATTGGCGTTCCGCTTTCGCTCTGGCAAATGAGTAACAGCCACAATTTGGCACTTATAGAAGCGGGTATTTCGGAGCCGGGCGAAATGGATAAACTCGAAAAAATAATAAAGCCCAACATTGGCGTATTTACCAATATTGGCGATGCTCACAGCGAAGGATTTTTAAATAAAAGGCATAAAACAAAAGAGAAGTTAAAGTTGTTTATGCACAGCAATGTTTTGGTGTATTGTAAAGACCATGCCGAAGTAAATGCTGCTATTGCCGAAGTGAATGCGTTAAACAATGGCATCAAAACTTTTTCGTGGAGCATACATTCCGATGCCGATTTAAAAGTTACCAGTGTATTGCATGCCAAGCATTCCACCTTTATTTCGTGCTATTACAACAAACGCAATTTCGATTTTGAAATTCCTTTTTCCGATAAAGCATCTGTGGAAAATGCACTGCACTGCGCTGCCGTAATGCTGTTGCTCGAAGTAGATATGGATGCCATTGCAGAGCGCATGAAGAAACTCACGCGTATTTCTATGCGCTTGGAAATGAAGGAAGGAATCAACAACTGCCAAATAGTAAACGATAGCTACAATTCAGATATTGGCTCTTTAAAAATTGCAGTAGATTTTTTGAATCAGCAAACACAGCAACCCAAGCACACACTTATTCTTTCCGATATTTTGCAAAGTGGCGAAGGTGAGTTTGAACTTTATGAGCAAGTAGCCAAGCTTATTTCAGAATCAAAAATTACCAGATTTATTGGTGTAGGTACAGCGCTTACAAGGCAGCGGAAATTGTTTGAAAAAAATCCTGAAGTGCAGACGGCATTTTATGCCAATACAGAAATGTTTTTGAAGTCCTTCGATATGTCTCTTTTTCAACACGAAATAATTCTATTAAAGGCCGCCCGAAAATTTCGCTTTGAGGTAATATCGAAACTGCTTGAAAAGAAGGCACACGAAACAGTACTTGAAATTAACCTGAATGCACTCTCGCATAATTTAAAAGCCTACCAAAGTGTATTGAAGAAAGGTACAAAGGTAATGTGCATGGTAAAAGCTTTTGCCTATGGCAGTGGTAGCTACGAAGTTGCCAATGTGCTGCAATTTAGCAGGGTAGATTATTTGGCTGTGGCATATACCGATGAGGGAATTGAGTTGCGTAGAAATGGCATTACACTTCCCATGATGGTAATGAATCCCGAGCAGCGAAGTTTTGAATCTATGATGCTGCACAAGCTTGAGCCGGATTTGTATAACCATCGAATTTTCGATACATTTTTAGAAACGTTGGAACTGGTTCAATCTAAGAGTAGCGAGCCTTTTCCTGTGCACATTGAGTTAGAAACAGGTATGAATCGGTTGGGTTTTAATGAAGATGAAATTGAATTGCTGCTCCACAAACTGAGTACACAAAAGCAGTTGAGAGTGGCTTCAATATTTTCGCACTTAGCTGCTAGCGAAAACCCGGATGAAGATGCGTTTACAAAGCAGCAAATAGAGCGCTTTAAAAAGAATGCGGGAAGAATAGTTGCAGCACTTCCATATAAGCCATTGCTGCATATTTTGAATTCGAGTGGCATAAGCCGCCACACTGCAGCACAGTTTGATATGGTGCGCTTGGGAATTGGCTTGTATGGTGTTGATGAAAATGCTACAATGCAAAAAAAGCTAATGCCTGTAAGTACACTAAAAACAACTATTTCACAAATAAAGCATTTAAAGAAAGGAGAATCTGTTGGCTATGGAAGAACAGAAAAGGCAACACAAGATATAACTATTGCTACTGTTGCCATTGGTTATGCCGATGGATTGAGCCGCAAATTGGGAAATGGCAACTACGCCATGTTGGTGAGTGGGAAACTAGCACCCGTAATTGGAAGGATTTGTATGGATATGGCTATGTTGAATATTACAGATATTCCGGAGGCACAGGAAGGCGATGAAGTAATTGTGTTTGGCGCTGCACTCCCTGTTCAGCAGATGGCAGCAGCTGCACAAACTATTCCGTACGAGATTTTTACCGGTATATCACAGCGCGTAAAACGCGTGTATTTTCAAGAGTAGTTTTATTGGTTAGTTAGTTTTTTTACGTTTGTATCTATTCACTTTTTCGCATGGCAAAACAACATACTGCAAAACCTACTGCACATAAAACTATTTTTCAACCACTGGAATCGTTTCTGCCGGAGGCATTAGGTAAAAAAATATTCTTGGGTTTGGCACTTGCATTGGGTATTACAATGTGGTGGGTAAGTAAAGATTATGGTATTACGGGCGATGAAAATTACCACCGCGTTTACGGACACCATGTAATGGATTTTTACCTTACACTGGGTAAAGATACTACTGCTACTACGCAATATGGCGCTATTGATTCTCTTATGCGTTTGTATGGTGGATTTTACGATGGTACGGCTTCTGTATTGGCAACTAAGGTTTTTAAAGACAGTGATGAATGGCGTGTTCGCCACGGTTGGAACTCAATTTTAGGTTGGCTGGCAATGGTTTTTACGGGCTTGGTAGTGGTGGAAATTGCAGGCTGGCAAGCCGGTATAATAGCGCTTGTGTTTATGGCTTGTTCGCCACGGTTTTTAGGCGAAAGCATGAATAATCCAAAAGATATTCCGCTGGCAATGGGTTATGTGTTGGCATACTTTTTCATGATTAAGTTTTGGAAAAATATACAAAGCCCCAATTGGAAACTGGCGGTGGGCTTAGGTTTAAGTATTGGCGTGGCAATGGGGATAAGAATAGGCGGTTTGTTGCTTATTCCTTATTTTTTACTCTTTTATGGATTGTACTTTTTACAATTTCATAAGTTGAGCGAGTTGTTTTCTGCCGAAGGCTTTAAGCGCATTGTGATGCCGAGTTTTAAATGGGTGCTATTGGCCGTGCCGTTGGCGTATTTCAGCTCCTTGTTGTTTTGGCCGTTTGGTTTAGTAAAACCTTTTGCCAATCCGCTATTCACTTTAGAGTATATGAGTAAGTTTCCTGTAAACATTCGCATATTGTTTGAAGGGAAATATATGGGCAGTACCGAAGTACCTTGGTATTATATTCCTAAATGGTTTTTAATAAGTAC
This genomic stretch from Chitinophagales bacterium harbors:
- a CDS encoding PCMD domain-containing protein, translating into MVKKFTTFLLAFSAWIGVAAQTTVVNGSMESWDSPSSSSAEPSNWNSGKTAGGTWGGSVPQTCWRDTSTLNGGAYCAKLVSGIVLGNVANGALTTGRLMAKTTSKAEGYIETVTNNSSFNMPFIGKPDSFVFWYRYAPQGSDYPRVEARLHESTCQVPEIPVGNNHPLDTNNIVARALWTGSNAAQTGWVRVAVPFVYRKSTTPQYILITSTPSGDATGGTQGSTVWLDEFSVIYNPTLALSGSKNYGTFYVSASVGASVSVPYTASGSYNAGNTFTAQLSNAAGSFASPVSLGTLAGVASGTINGTIPAGTAAGSGYKIRVVSSSPAVKSDTGTATIVLVATSVAPSTVQTIAVTANGNQLSVTETAGAASREWKYTTTSGSNYQSFAVASTATQHTPNFASAGTYYIVCETTYPGGTVVRSNEVQVNVVSNSIAPASPQSLLTNAAGNVLTVTESAAATSREWKYTTTSGSNYQSFGTAQTGTTYTPQFASSGNYYVVCQSVISGVTVTSNEVQISVNSVTLAITSVSGFPIDFSPNAPNKNVAVVYTVTGGSFNSGNVFTAELSDANGSFNNPVTIGSVTATTGGTINAVVANTTPSGLQYRIRVVGSNPAVFGNDNGTDLQIDQFANSVSSAAKQTIQYNTSGNLLAVTESQNATSRKWKFGNTASGPFQSFTPAVTGASYMPNFALPGTYFVVCTSFNQYGDSVTSNAVEIEVTNGSQLVTTAVNNAPFYVSPKATASGTVTFTSDIIFGQNNEFTAELSDAAGSFANAVAVGTLSGTTVAPIAITIPNNTTGGNGYKIRVVSSNPVATGTPGTAFAVIPFEVTITPSDTQHAVVNVAAPTLTANETHTAVSREWLVSFIGGSFYNSFSPKETGATVNPVFLGAGTAYVICRSVNASNDTVQSAEVVYLVEEPNAIHDALMVKMSAWFNTENLNVDWSGIEDASLKLFNTAGAEVLHIANITAGLNKVECASLPQGIYVLQVISMGKTRQVKLLKN
- a CDS encoding beta-N-acetylhexosaminidase, which produces MRILAWLSVLVFFAKVAKTQHAIIPAPLSYKENNTSFLLNEQVSIVGYDESFFIQQKIEAITHILPRGENTKRVILFSLQSTDSNSQSYWLKVTADTVFISASCKAAQLYALHTLLQNFNSKNNTFIGCEVIDKPLFPYRAMHLDVSRHFFNKTIVKQYIALLASLKMNTLHLHLTDDQGWRIEIKQYPLLTQIGAWRKEKDGSNYGGFFTQDDLREIVSYATLNGVEIIPEIEMPGHASAAIAAYPFLSCHRNAIEVPNTWGIKNDILCPTDSTLQFFKNVLNEVCEIFPSKFIHIGGDEVPKTQWQQSLFVQQLMQEKKLKNYTAVHAYIIQEIEKHLTQKGKRIIAWGEVMRGYVSDSVVVMSWKSKAAGNKATKLGKQAIMAPRLYCYFDYPQNIQDKKNGKWMVYTPLKKTYCFTPYSKHLSPQARQFIIGGEAAVWTEHIATEQQLLHQIMPRLAAISEALWSHQKDFKDFERRLQLLLNPQ
- a CDS encoding KUP/HAK/KT family potassium transporter yields the protein MSSDNRHHALSAAGVLITLGIIFGDIGTSPIYVLNAIYSGHQITKELVLGSMSCVVWTLILLTTVKYVWLALNADNKGEGGIFALYALVRRYKVKWTIIPAIIGCATMIADGFITPPITISSAIEGLRLINPDIPTVPIVIIILIGLFVFQQFGTKVVGGIFGPVMLIWFSMIGILGIIQIVKYPQIIEALNPYYAINLLTHYPGGFWFLGAVFLCTTGGEALYSDLGHCGKQNIRVSWGFVLTCLLLCYFGQGALILITQEGSMYSGSSPFYALMPKWFIPIGITITTLATITASQALISGTFSLVNEAMKLKLWPNLKVLYPTTHQGQMYLPFMNWFLLAGCIVVVLLFRESSNMEAAYGLAITIDMLMTTILLTYLMRVQRRALWLVVGIPLIFLPLEGAFFTSNLIKFYHGGWFAVMIAAALFLVMWVLYQARLLRKKHTEFVEIKNYIPMLKDLMQDDSLPKEANNLVYMAMANDKSHIDSNIIYSIFRKRPKRADTYWFVHVDITNEPYGVTYFVDTLIPKRCFFIGLKFGFKIEHKVNLMFSKIVEDMVKSGEVDAVSHYPSLRKYGFPADFKFILLNSHVASDDNLSPYEQFIVRSYRFIKSISLSTAEDFGLDVTNMEEEMVPIKIAPSSVIQLERIR
- a CDS encoding bifunctional UDP-N-acetylmuramoyl-tripeptide:D-alanyl-D-alanine ligase/alanine racemase, whose amino-acid sequence is MLSIAQIVAVTKAKVLQQGASETEIKYLITDSRKIVSAQDSLFFAIAGTRLDGHEYISELYAKGVRVFVVSKKVEVEPFEQAHFLQVKDVVEALQKIAAYHRLKFEYPVVGITGSNGKTIVKEWLYQLLHPNFNIVRSPKSFNSQIGVPLSLWQMSNSHNLALIEAGISEPGEMDKLEKIIKPNIGVFTNIGDAHSEGFLNKRHKTKEKLKLFMHSNVLVYCKDHAEVNAAIAEVNALNNGIKTFSWSIHSDADLKVTSVLHAKHSTFISCYYNKRNFDFEIPFSDKASVENALHCAAVMLLLEVDMDAIAERMKKLTRISMRLEMKEGINNCQIVNDSYNSDIGSLKIAVDFLNQQTQQPKHTLILSDILQSGEGEFELYEQVAKLISESKITRFIGVGTALTRQRKLFEKNPEVQTAFYANTEMFLKSFDMSLFQHEIILLKAARKFRFEVISKLLEKKAHETVLEINLNALSHNLKAYQSVLKKGTKVMCMVKAFAYGSGSYEVANVLQFSRVDYLAVAYTDEGIELRRNGITLPMMVMNPEQRSFESMMLHKLEPDLYNHRIFDTFLETLELVQSKSSEPFPVHIELETGMNRLGFNEDEIELLLHKLSTQKQLRVASIFSHLAASENPDEDAFTKQQIERFKKNAGRIVAALPYKPLLHILNSSGISRHTAAQFDMVRLGIGLYGVDENATMQKKLMPVSTLKTTISQIKHLKKGESVGYGRTEKATQDITIATVAIGYADGLSRKLGNGNYAMLVSGKLAPVIGRICMDMAMLNITDIPEAQEGDEVIVFGAALPVQQMAAAAQTIPYEIFTGISQRVKRVYFQE